The Hyphomonadaceae bacterium ML37 genome includes a region encoding these proteins:
- a CDS encoding site-specific integrase has product MRNLAPDPSKRLEIPDPGQSALYLIVQPSGRKSWAVRYRQNDRSRKLTLGRFPDLGLAEAREMTVKALERIERGADPAQEKAQRRRETGAAGHKRGDTVSALVAEYLKLRPRQKAIRSIGEVKRIFDVYVLPVIGSRPVAKLTKRDVLDVLDILADRPAMANRTFEALRALLNWAIQRDWIAASPMAGMEKPFESKSRDRVLSADEVRWFWQATGAMGYPFGDALRVCLLTGQRVGEVTGMTRREIDGDTWVIPPERAKNGEAHAIPLAPAVAAIIEAAPVIGDRALVFTTTGDTPISGRSKAKARLDRLMAEAAAKERGSPVEIAPFRIHDLRRTAASGMAEIRIPPHFIEAVLNHRTGIIKGIARVYNRFDYATEKREALEAWERRVGAIVSGEAPANVIELEARR; this is encoded by the coding sequence GTGCGAAACTTGGCTCCAGACCCGTCAAAGCGGCTGGAGATACCAGACCCAGGACAGAGCGCGCTTTATTTGATCGTTCAGCCGAGCGGGCGGAAAAGCTGGGCAGTACGATACCGCCAGAATGATCGCAGCCGGAAGCTGACCCTTGGCCGGTTTCCTGATCTGGGCTTGGCAGAGGCCCGCGAGATGACCGTGAAGGCGCTGGAGCGGATCGAGCGCGGCGCAGACCCGGCACAAGAGAAAGCGCAGCGCAGGCGCGAGACCGGCGCAGCCGGACACAAACGCGGGGACACGGTGAGCGCCCTTGTGGCGGAGTATCTGAAGCTCCGACCTCGCCAAAAGGCCATCCGCTCAATCGGAGAGGTGAAGCGGATATTCGACGTGTATGTGTTGCCGGTGATCGGATCGCGCCCGGTGGCCAAGCTGACAAAGCGGGACGTGCTGGACGTGCTGGACATTCTCGCTGACCGCCCGGCGATGGCGAACCGGACGTTTGAGGCCCTGCGCGCTCTTTTGAACTGGGCTATTCAACGCGACTGGATCGCCGCCTCCCCGATGGCTGGAATGGAAAAGCCCTTTGAAAGCAAGAGCCGTGATCGCGTCCTGTCCGCCGATGAAGTCCGGTGGTTCTGGCAGGCAACCGGGGCGATGGGATACCCGTTTGGCGATGCGCTGCGCGTGTGCCTCTTAACCGGCCAGCGCGTGGGCGAGGTGACCGGCATGACCCGGCGCGAGATTGATGGCGACACATGGGTGATACCGCCAGAGCGCGCCAAGAATGGCGAGGCGCACGCAATCCCTCTGGCGCCAGCCGTGGCGGCGATAATCGAGGCCGCACCCGTGATCGGGGATCGCGCCCTCGTTTTCACCACGACCGGCGACACGCCTATATCGGGCCGCTCGAAGGCCAAGGCCCGGCTTGACCGGCTCATGGCAGAGGCGGCGGCAAAGGAACGCGGCTCGCCGGTGGAGATTGCGCCCTTCCGCATTCACGATTTGCGCCGCACCGCCGCTTCCGGGATGGCTGAAATTCGCATCCCGCCTCACTTTATCGAGGCCGTCCTGAATCACCGGACGGGGATCATTAAGGGAATTGCGCGCGTCTATAATCGCTTTGATTATGCGACAGAAAAGCGCGAGGCGCTGGAGGCTTGGGAGCGCCGGGTGGGCGCCATCGTGAGCGGCGAGGCCCCGGCCAATGTGATCGAGCTGGAGGCGCGGCGATGA